A part of Thermococcus sp. SY098 genomic DNA contains:
- the thrC gene encoding threonine synthase, producing the protein MRCPRCGREYSSFIPPRCLCGELLEITYDYSAVNPKKWKNREKGVWRYKELLPRVDEIVTLKEGGTPLVKAKIGEMLNLSVYIKDETRNPTGSFRDRLVTVGVSYGLPHADNGFIVASDGNAAASLAAYAARANREAFVVVPRRVDKGKLIQMIAFGAKIIRYGDSVDECVDYAKELAKLNGLYDITPENNIIGLEGQKTVAFELWEEINPTHVVVPTGSGSNLYSIYKGFKELLEIGAIEELPKLIAVQTDKCNPIASEILGIRQKREFTKALGLYVKDPANRERAVKAVKESGGTAVVVREDELDLGEKLLAKEGVFVEYASAVVVPALIKLSNEGYFEKDDRIVLIVTGSGLKSYYIDEREKFSIGGTKLKILKLLKEKPMYGYEIWENLEKPMKYQAVYQHIKELESLGLIEEAYKKGRKIYYKLTEKGQRLLENFEE; encoded by the coding sequence ATGAGATGTCCAAGATGTGGGAGAGAGTATTCCTCTTTTATTCCTCCACGATGCCTATGTGGTGAACTGCTTGAGATAACATATGACTACTCCGCCGTTAATCCAAAGAAGTGGAAAAACCGTGAGAAAGGAGTTTGGCGCTATAAAGAGCTTCTACCAAGAGTTGATGAGATCGTAACTCTCAAAGAAGGGGGAACTCCCTTAGTGAAAGCTAAAATTGGTGAAATGTTAAATCTCAGCGTCTACATAAAAGATGAGACTCGAAATCCTACAGGCTCTTTTAGAGACAGACTCGTAACTGTTGGGGTTTCTTATGGCCTCCCTCATGCTGATAATGGTTTTATAGTTGCAAGCGATGGAAATGCCGCTGCTTCTTTAGCTGCTTATGCTGCAAGAGCTAACAGAGAGGCTTTTGTTGTAGTGCCGAGAAGGGTCGATAAAGGAAAGCTCATTCAAATGATAGCCTTCGGTGCAAAGATAATCCGCTATGGGGACAGTGTTGATGAGTGTGTAGATTACGCTAAAGAGCTTGCAAAGCTCAATGGCTTGTACGATATAACCCCAGAGAACAACATAATTGGATTAGAGGGACAGAAAACTGTAGCTTTTGAGCTTTGGGAAGAGATAAATCCAACACATGTTGTTGTTCCAACGGGAAGTGGGAGCAATCTCTACAGCATTTATAAGGGTTTTAAGGAGCTTTTGGAGATTGGGGCAATTGAGGAATTGCCGAAGCTAATAGCTGTTCAAACAGATAAGTGCAACCCAATAGCGAGTGAAATTTTGGGGATAAGACAAAAGAGAGAATTCACAAAAGCTTTAGGGCTTTATGTTAAGGATCCTGCAAATCGGGAAAGAGCAGTTAAAGCTGTAAAAGAAAGTGGTGGAACAGCTGTCGTAGTTAGGGAAGATGAACTTGACTTGGGAGAAAAGCTATTGGCTAAAGAGGGTGTTTTTGTTGAATACGCATCAGCTGTAGTAGTTCCGGCTCTCATTAAGCTTAGCAATGAGGGATATTTTGAAAAAGACGATAGGATTGTTCTCATTGTCACTGGTTCCGGGCTCAAGAGCTATTATATAGATGAGCGTGAGAAGTTCTCCATTGGTGGAACTAAGCTTAAAATCCTCAAATTGCTGAAGGAAAAGCCTATGTACGGCTATGAAATATGGGAGAACTTAGAAAAGCCAATGAAGTATCAAGCAGTTTACCAGCACATTAAAGAGCTTGAGAGCTTGGGGCTCATAGAAGAGGCATACAAGAAAGGAAGGAAAATTTACTACAAATTGACTGAAAAGGGACAGCGCTTGTTGGAGAACTTTGAAGAATAG
- the rpiA gene encoding ribose-5-phosphate isomerase RpiA has protein sequence MNTEEMKKLVAKEALKYIEDDMIVGLGTGSTTAYFIKMLGKMIMNEELFDVYGLPTSYQARILALESGVPVVSLDEVDAIDIAVDGADEVDPHLNLIKGRGAALTMEKIIEYRAGTFLVLVDESKLVEYLGQKMPVPIEVIPAAWRVIKEELEVFNATAELRMGIKKDGPVITDNGNFILDAKFERIEDPLDLEIELNNIPGVVENGIFADIADIVLVGTKEGVKKLER, from the coding sequence ATGAACACTGAGGAGATGAAAAAGCTGGTCGCAAAGGAGGCTTTGAAGTATATTGAGGACGATATGATAGTTGGGTTAGGTACTGGTTCCACAACAGCGTATTTCATCAAAATGCTGGGCAAGATGATTATGAACGAGGAGCTTTTTGATGTTTATGGACTGCCAACTTCATATCAAGCGAGAATTCTGGCTTTGGAGAGTGGAGTTCCGGTTGTTAGTTTAGATGAAGTTGATGCAATAGATATAGCCGTTGACGGGGCAGATGAGGTTGACCCGCATTTAAATTTGATCAAAGGCAGGGGAGCAGCTTTAACCATGGAGAAAATTATCGAGTATAGAGCTGGAACTTTTCTCGTTCTCGTTGATGAGTCTAAACTTGTGGAATATCTCGGACAAAAAATGCCTGTTCCAATTGAGGTAATTCCAGCGGCTTGGAGGGTTATAAAGGAAGAGCTTGAAGTTTTTAATGCTACAGCTGAGCTCAGGATGGGTATTAAGAAAGACGGCCCTGTAATTACGGACAATGGAAACTTCATACTTGATGCCAAGTTTGAAAGGATTGAAGACCCTCTGGATTTAGAGATTGAGCTTAACAACATTCCTGGCGTCGTGGAGAATGGAATCTTTGCTGATATAGCTGATATTGTCTTGGTCGGCACTAAAGAGGGTGTTAAGAAGTTGGAACGCTGA
- a CDS encoding integrase, translating into MDMLQEPDIFSEPITKKQPSKGFLLNDLWKEYKNKFLSWYLNKKYKGKTLDQLEKNQRKTVKSYISALDKLFSKFKIKDNLDIMEALKALNYGKWYANGLRNFLNFLFEIGLINMEDYERMKKAIQSKKAEAPSEEVFEKININEIKKAYKRAIEYVKTKSRIPNDPFPLFFKFLYYTGLRLDQAVRIFKNLKKSDIKFEGNIAYILTHEAKRGKKGTYIAIMPKHFGEELAENIRYVGNLPERIDKRFGKEGINFGAKLLRKFHYNFLRQNGVEKDIAEFIQGRSSVDVGSTHYLDKIRLAKEQYKKIADKFPKLD; encoded by the coding sequence ATGGACATGCTTCAAGAGCCTGACATTTTTTCTGAGCCAATTACCAAAAAGCAACCTTCTAAAGGCTTTCTGCTTAACGACCTATGGAAAGAGTATAAAAACAAATTCCTAAGCTGGTATCTAAATAAGAAATATAAAGGCAAAACATTAGACCAACTGGAGAAAAACCAACGCAAAACAGTCAAATCATACATAAGCGCATTGGATAAACTATTCAGCAAATTTAAGATCAAAGACAACTTAGACATCATGGAAGCACTAAAAGCGCTAAATTATGGAAAATGGTATGCAAACGGATTAAGAAACTTCTTGAACTTCTTATTCGAAATTGGCTTAATCAACATGGAAGATTATGAGAGAATGAAAAAAGCAATACAATCAAAGAAAGCTGAAGCACCAAGCGAAGAAGTCTTTGAAAAAATTAACATCAACGAAATCAAAAAAGCATACAAAAGAGCAATCGAATACGTTAAGACAAAAAGCAGAATACCAAACGATCCGTTTCCACTATTCTTCAAGTTCTTATACTATACTGGCTTAAGGCTTGATCAAGCGGTTAGAATCTTCAAGAACTTGAAGAAAAGCGACATTAAATTTGAAGGCAACATTGCTTATATCCTAACACATGAAGCAAAAAGAGGAAAGAAAGGAACTTACATCGCAATAATGCCTAAACACTTTGGAGAAGAATTAGCTGAAAATATAAGATACGTTGGCAACCTTCCAGAGAGAATTGATAAGCGCTTTGGTAAAGAAGGCATCAACTTTGGTGCAAAACTGCTTAGAAAATTCCACTACAACTTTTTAAGACAAAATGGCGTTGAAAAGGACATTGCAGAATTCATTCAAGGACGTTCAAGCGTTGATGTTGGATCAACACATTACCTTGATAAAATCAGACTTGCGAAAGAACAATATAAGAAAATCGCCGATAAGTTTCCAAAACTCGATTAA
- a CDS encoding putative toxin-antitoxin system toxin component, PIN family, translating into MERNRKKAQKARFRVVLDTSVLIAALMSSQGYAFEVIEKVLTGQITNYYSRKTLQEYKIVVAYPKIIKKIPVEVAILRVSAVISSSKLISIKKSFQKSKRIKELVKDEKDIPFLDVVYNAKAEFLITYDRKHLLKIRDKARKFKLNSHEFYILTPKEFIKEFYEANKKKKKL; encoded by the coding sequence ATGGAAAGAAATCGAAAGAAAGCTCAAAAAGCTCGGTTTAGAGTAGTCCTTGATACTTCAGTTTTAATTGCCGCTTTGATGTCCTCACAAGGATATGCCTTTGAAGTGATTGAAAAAGTCTTAACTGGTCAGATAACTAACTATTACTCTCGAAAAACACTCCAAGAATACAAGATCGTGGTGGCATATCCAAAAATAATAAAGAAGATTCCAGTCGAAGTTGCAATATTAAGAGTTAGTGCCGTTATATCTTCTTCTAAGCTAATATCAATTAAAAAGAGTTTCCAGAAGAGTAAGCGTATTAAGGAGCTTGTAAAAGATGAAAAGGACATTCCGTTTCTTGATGTTGTCTATAATGCTAAAGCTGAGTTTTTGATAACCTATGACAGGAAGCATTTGCTTAAAATCAGAGATAAAGCGAGAAAGTTTAAGCTGAATTCTCATGAGTTCTACATCTTAACACCAAAAGAATTCATCAAGGAATTTTATGAAGCAAACAAAAAGAAAAAGAAGCTTTAA
- a CDS encoding ATPase, giving the protein MALIDIEIPRWSIDLIYGNTGSGKSFFTGWLIEQAHEQGRRFIILDTKVKNHIGLVALKGVKLLKIKPNVRYDFSKLVNYDQLLVIPTKGLISKIGVDGLIEYYYKPILNELFKKDRDKIIVVEEAHRYNPSSRTAGKELEQLFREGRDAKLYTIAITQSIADFPKLLFRQAQRHFIFKHYIPNDLFYLSKMIPDFEELNNQLRQHDVLEFDPKRMDYRIIRREYIIRRTKHYG; this is encoded by the coding sequence ATGGCGTTGATTGATATTGAAATTCCAAGATGGTCAATTGATTTAATTTACGGCAATACTGGAAGCGGAAAGAGCTTTTTTACTGGTTGGCTTATTGAACAAGCGCATGAACAAGGAAGGCGCTTTATAATCCTCGATACAAAGGTTAAAAATCACATTGGCTTAGTTGCACTGAAAGGCGTTAAATTGTTGAAAATTAAGCCTAATGTCCGTTATGATTTTTCAAAGCTGGTGAACTATGATCAGCTTTTAGTTATTCCAACTAAAGGCTTGATTTCAAAGATCGGCGTTGATGGACTTATTGAGTATTATTATAAGCCAATTCTGAATGAGCTTTTCAAAAAAGATAGAGATAAGATCATTGTTGTTGAGGAAGCGCACCGTTATAATCCTTCAAGTAGAACAGCTGGAAAGGAGCTTGAACAGTTGTTTAGAGAAGGTAGAGACGCAAAGCTTTACACAATTGCGATAACTCAGTCAATCGCTGATTTTCCAAAGTTGCTTTTCAGGCAGGCTCAGAGGCATTTTATCTTTAAACATTACATTCCTAATGACTTGTTCTATTTGAGCAAAATGATTCCAGATTTTGAGGAATTAAACAACCAGCTAAGGCAACATGACGTTTTAGAGTTTGATCCTAAGAGGATGGATTATCGGATTATTAGGCGTGAATACATCATAAGGAGGACTAAGCATTATGGTTGA
- a CDS encoding AbrB/MazE/SpoVT family DNA-binding domain-containing protein — translation MENEQKVIKRIELEKPIPVIAKVISSGRISIPKDIRDLLELKEGDYVVIEIKGIVKAVNHEVKVIEP, via the coding sequence ATGGAAAATGAACAAAAAGTGATCAAACGTATTGAGTTAGAGAAGCCTATTCCGGTTATTGCTAAAGTTATTAGTAGTGGAAGAATCAGTATTCCAAAGGATATTCGAGATTTACTGGAGCTTAAAGAAGGTGATTATGTAGTTATTGAGATTAAAGGTATTGTCAAAGCTGTTAATCATGAGGTTAAAGTCATTGAGCCATAG
- a CDS encoding AbrB/MazE/SpoVT family DNA-binding domain-containing protein has product MSLPKVKIEVEPDKIIKAEVIASYRITIPKEIRRDLNIEVGDTVIVAIIGVEKGKNKKKSRRR; this is encoded by the coding sequence ATGTCATTACCAAAGGTTAAGATCGAGGTTGAGCCTGATAAGATTATAAAAGCTGAGGTTATAGCAAGTTACAGAATTACGATTCCTAAAGAGATTAGGCGAGATTTAAATATTGAAGTTGGAGATACGGTTATTGTTGCTATTATTGGTGTAGAGAAAGGTAAGAATAAGAAGAAGTCTCGAAGGCGTTAG
- a CDS encoding MATE family efflux transporter — MTPKIHEMRQEIVEGNIEKTLFRLAWPLIVNNIIQVLYNITDTFWLGRLGREALSAPGVAWPLIGTLMSLGMGFATAGFAFVGQYIGAEEYKKAERAAGAVYSLMFIFASIVAVVGYLIVPYALRFMRVTENVYPHSLSYTRIIFIGIPFAFSFMAFSFLMRATGDTKTPVKISFLTVGLNIVLDPILIFGLFGFPKLGVAGAALATIISNTTGSIIGMYLLLAGKVGIHLTREDLKPDLRFYARIFKVGLPSSIGSSANSFGFVILTRIIFGFGDVTYAAYTITTRLVNFLTSISRGISMAMGTMIAQNIGAEKYERAKKIAERTMMVNFTIASIAILLIGIFRVQIFRIFLNDPAVIAESAIVLKYFLISVPFFNGIFMVVDNVFRSSGHTKKSMVLGILRLWGLRIPLSYILGYHIFMSSKGVFLGMGLSNFIASGVGLLWFLKGSWMKRIIEEEVRKSGSTT, encoded by the coding sequence ATGACACCGAAAATACACGAGATGAGACAAGAAATCGTTGAGGGCAATATAGAAAAGACCCTTTTTAGATTAGCTTGGCCTTTAATAGTGAACAACATAATTCAAGTGCTCTACAATATAACAGACACTTTTTGGCTTGGCAGACTTGGAAGGGAGGCTTTATCTGCACCTGGTGTTGCATGGCCTCTAATTGGAACACTTATGAGTCTTGGAATGGGCTTTGCAACAGCGGGATTTGCATTTGTGGGGCAATATATTGGGGCGGAGGAATATAAGAAAGCCGAAAGAGCTGCCGGGGCGGTTTATTCACTGATGTTCATCTTTGCCTCTATTGTAGCTGTCGTTGGTTATCTAATAGTCCCCTACGCTCTTAGATTCATGAGGGTTACTGAAAATGTATATCCCCATTCATTAAGCTACACGAGGATAATCTTTATCGGGATACCCTTTGCTTTCAGCTTCATGGCATTCAGCTTCCTTATGAGGGCAACAGGGGACACAAAAACCCCTGTTAAGATAAGCTTTCTTACAGTGGGCTTAAATATAGTTCTTGATCCCATCCTAATTTTTGGCCTATTCGGATTTCCAAAGCTTGGTGTAGCCGGAGCTGCATTGGCTACAATAATATCAAACACCACCGGTTCAATAATTGGAATGTACCTTCTGTTAGCTGGAAAAGTCGGTATTCACCTAACAAGGGAGGACTTAAAACCGGATCTAAGATTTTATGCAAGAATATTTAAAGTAGGATTGCCCTCAAGTATAGGCTCATCAGCTAACAGCTTTGGGTTTGTAATCCTAACAAGGATTATTTTCGGATTTGGAGATGTTACTTACGCCGCTTACACCATAACAACCCGTTTGGTGAACTTTCTGACAAGCATTTCAAGAGGAATTTCAATGGCAATGGGAACGATGATTGCCCAAAATATCGGAGCGGAAAAGTATGAGAGAGCAAAGAAAATCGCTGAAAGAACCATGATGGTAAACTTCACTATTGCAAGCATTGCGATCCTTTTAATTGGGATTTTCAGGGTTCAGATTTTCAGAATATTCCTAAATGATCCCGCAGTAATAGCAGAAAGTGCAATAGTGCTGAAGTACTTCCTCATTTCTGTACCGTTTTTCAACGGCATTTTCATGGTCGTTGACAATGTCTTCAGGAGTTCGGGACATACAAAGAAGAGCATGGTGTTGGGGATTTTGAGACTCTGGGGGCTTAGAATTCCTTTGAGCTATATTTTGGGATACCACATCTTCATGTCATCAAAAGGTGTTTTCTTGGGCATGGGCTTGAGCAACTTCATAGCCTCTGGGGTAGGATTACTGTGGTTCCTCAAAGGCTCTTGGATGAAGAGAATTATTGAGGAAGAAGTTAGAAAGTCTGGATCAACAACTTAG
- the ppsA gene encoding phosphoenolpyruvate synthase: protein MAYKFIKWFEELSKEDVALVGGKGANLGEMTRAGIPVPPGFCVTAEAYKYFVENVKVEDGRTLQEWIMDVISKTNVDDSKQLQENTAKIREKIISLPMPEEIAEEIRQAYKELSQRFGKDEVYVAVRSSATAEDLPDASFAGQQETYLDIIGAEDVIKHVQKCWASLWTARATFYREKQGFDHMKVYLSAVVQKMVNSEKSGVMFTANPVTNNRNEIMINASWGLGEAVVSGSVTPDEYIVEKGTWKIKEKFIAKKEVMVVRNPETGKGTVYVKVADYLGPEWVEKQVLTDEQIIEVAKIGAKIEEHYGWPQDIEWAYDKDDGKLYIVQSRPITTLKEEVTGEEVEEAEEAEVILKGLGASPGIGAGRVVVIFDASEIDKVKEGDILVTTMTNPDMVPAMKRAAAIVTDEGGRTSHAAIVSRELGIPCVVGTKEATKKLKTGDYVTVDGTRGVVYKGIVKSLVKKEKEEKAEGKVVVAGAPLVTGTMVKVNVSMPEVAERAAATGADGVGLLRAEHMILTIGQHPIKFIKEGKFDELVERLADGIRTVAAAFYPRPVWYRTLDAPTNEFKEMPGGEDEPDERNPMLGWRGIRRSLDQPELLKAEFTAIKKVVEEGYNNVGVMLPLVSHPYQIREAKRIAREVGLEPHKDVAFGVMIEVPAAALIIEDLIKEGIDFVSFGTNDLTQYTLALDRDNERVAKLYDETHPAVLKLIKHVIKVCKKYGVETSICGQAGSDPKMARILVRLGIDSISANPDAVELIRKVVAQEERKIMLEAARKQIFKDEEDLF, encoded by the coding sequence ATGGCGTACAAATTCATAAAGTGGTTTGAAGAACTGAGCAAAGAAGATGTGGCACTTGTTGGTGGAAAGGGTGCAAACCTCGGAGAAATGACAAGGGCTGGCATTCCAGTTCCACCGGGATTCTGTGTTACAGCTGAGGCATACAAGTACTTCGTTGAGAACGTTAAGGTTGAGGACGGAAGAACACTCCAAGAGTGGATTATGGATGTTATAAGCAAGACCAACGTTGACGACAGCAAGCAGCTCCAAGAGAACACTGCCAAGATCAGGGAGAAGATCATCTCACTTCCAATGCCAGAGGAAATTGCAGAGGAGATAAGACAGGCATACAAAGAGCTCAGTCAGAGATTTGGTAAAGACGAGGTTTATGTCGCCGTTAGATCATCAGCCACTGCCGAAGATCTGCCAGATGCAAGCTTTGCAGGTCAACAGGAGACATACTTGGACATTATTGGTGCCGAAGATGTGATAAAGCACGTGCAAAAGTGCTGGGCTTCACTCTGGACTGCAAGAGCTACCTTCTACAGAGAGAAGCAGGGATTCGATCACATGAAGGTTTACTTGAGCGCAGTTGTTCAGAAAATGGTTAACAGCGAGAAGAGCGGTGTTATGTTCACAGCTAACCCAGTTACAAACAACAGAAACGAGATCATGATTAACGCTTCATGGGGACTTGGTGAGGCAGTCGTCAGCGGTTCAGTTACACCAGACGAGTACATCGTCGAGAAGGGAACCTGGAAGATAAAGGAGAAGTTCATCGCAAAGAAGGAAGTTATGGTCGTCAGGAACCCCGAGACTGGTAAAGGAACCGTTTATGTTAAGGTCGCCGATTATCTCGGCCCAGAGTGGGTTGAGAAGCAGGTTCTCACAGATGAGCAAATTATTGAGGTCGCTAAGATTGGTGCAAAGATTGAGGAGCACTACGGCTGGCCACAGGACATTGAGTGGGCATACGACAAGGATGATGGGAAGCTCTACATTGTCCAGTCCAGACCAATCACAACTCTCAAAGAAGAAGTGACAGGAGAGGAAGTTGAGGAAGCAGAAGAGGCAGAGGTCATCCTTAAGGGTCTTGGAGCCTCACCAGGAATTGGTGCAGGTAGAGTAGTTGTCATCTTCGATGCCAGCGAGATCGACAAAGTTAAGGAAGGAGACATCCTCGTCACAACAATGACAAACCCAGACATGGTTCCAGCAATGAAGAGAGCTGCTGCAATTGTCACAGATGAGGGTGGAAGAACAAGCCACGCTGCAATCGTTTCAAGAGAGCTTGGAATCCCATGTGTTGTCGGTACAAAGGAGGCAACTAAGAAGCTTAAGACCGGCGACTACGTTACTGTCGATGGAACCAGAGGTGTCGTCTACAAGGGAATCGTCAAGAGCCTCGTCAAGAAGGAGAAAGAGGAGAAAGCAGAAGGAAAAGTCGTCGTTGCAGGCGCTCCACTTGTCACAGGAACAATGGTTAAGGTCAACGTTTCAATGCCAGAGGTCGCTGAGAGAGCCGCTGCAACAGGTGCAGACGGTGTTGGACTGCTTAGAGCAGAGCACATGATCCTTACAATCGGACAGCACCCAATCAAGTTCATCAAGGAAGGAAAGTTTGACGAGCTTGTCGAGAGGCTCGCTGATGGTATCAGAACAGTTGCAGCCGCATTCTATCCAAGACCAGTCTGGTACAGAACATTAGACGCCCCAACAAACGAGTTCAAGGAGATGCCAGGTGGAGAGGACGAGCCAGACGAGAGAAACCCAATGCTCGGATGGAGAGGAATTAGGAGAAGCCTCGACCAGCCAGAGCTCCTTAAGGCAGAGTTCACTGCAATCAAGAAGGTCGTTGAGGAAGGCTACAACAACGTCGGTGTAATGCTCCCACTCGTCAGCCACCCGTACCAAATCAGGGAAGCAAAGAGGATTGCAAGGGAAGTCGGCCTTGAGCCACACAAGGACGTTGCCTTTGGTGTCATGATTGAGGTTCCAGCAGCAGCTCTGATAATCGAAGACCTCATCAAAGAAGGAATTGACTTCGTCAGCTTCGGTACAAACGACCTCACCCAGTACACACTCGCCCTCGACAGAGACAACGAGAGAGTCGCAAAGCTCTACGACGAGACACACCCAGCTGTGCTTAAGCTCATCAAGCACGTTATCAAGGTCTGTAAGAAGTACGGCGTCGAGACAAGCATCTGTGGACAGGCAGGAAGTGATCCAAAGATGGCAAGAATCCTTGTCAGACTGGGAATTGACAGCATCTCAGCCAACCCAGATGCCGTCGAACTAATCAGAAAGGTCGTTGCACAAGAAGAGCGCAAGATAATGCTCGAAGCTGCAAGAAAGCAAATCTTTAAGGACGAAGAAGATCTCTTCTGA